From one Candidatus Micrarchaeota archaeon genomic stretch:
- a CDS encoding PadR family transcriptional regulator codes for MPDIEIKNMVKLFTVLLLSEKPQHGYEIMKEVERRSGKKASPGQIYPFLKQLKKYNYVETRGRKERDKQAYYLTPSGRKFVARLSDKFGDMFEIAIKSKLTTCAHCSCEIYKGGYRKKMGGRYLNFCCKNCAKSYGPAGE; via the coding sequence ATGCCTGACATTGAGATAAAGAACATGGTGAAGCTTTTTACGGTGCTGCTGCTTAGCGAGAAGCCCCAGCACGGCTATGAAATCATGAAGGAGGTTGAGCGGAGGTCAGGGAAAAAGGCCAGTCCTGGGCAGATATACCCGTTCCTCAAACAGCTCAAGAAATACAATTATGTAGAAACCAGGGGCAGGAAGGAGAGGGACAAACAGGCCTATTATCTGACTCCGTCAGGGAGGAAGTTCGTGGCAAGGCTTTCAGACAAGTTCGGGGACATGTTCGAGATTGCAATAAAATCCAAGCTTACTACGTGCGCACACTGCAGCTGCGAGATATACAAGGGAGGGTACAGGAAAAAGATGGGCGGCAGGTACCTTAATTTCTGCTGTAAGAACTGCGCAAAGAGCTATGGGCCAGCAGGTGAATAA
- a CDS encoding YHS domain-containing protein — protein sequence MKDLICGMEVNESSKFKSSYKGKQYAFCSSKCKETFDRTPDKYAKG from the coding sequence ATGAAAGATCTCATATGCGGAATGGAAGTGAATGAAAGCTCTAAGTTCAAGAGCAGCTACAAAGGCAAGCAGTACGCTTTCTGCTCAAGTAAATGCAAGGAAACTTTTGACAGGACGCCTGATAAATATGCCAAAGGATAA